The Oncorhynchus kisutch isolate 150728-3 linkage group LG20, Okis_V2, whole genome shotgun sequence genome has a segment encoding these proteins:
- the LOC116355361 gene encoding zinc finger and SCAN domain-containing protein 2-like, whose product MCSLNYSPPVKEEEVCWTEKEAQGLNIVVKEEKEEEDVTVKKEVEGEAVTVEEEEEKDVSVKEEEDAFRVKEEDVTVKEDEEDKEEDAVFGVKMEGEITVTLKDEEEIGDLINTREGPDSHSGETPSGEPDPETPKPARQHLCSQCGKSFKGLRNLKVHERTHTGENPYDCSHCGKSFTKLENLKEHERTHTRKMCFQCSQCGKRFTQLQYLKQHEEIHTVDRNTYHCSQCGKIFTGLGNLKIHMRIYSGVKPFHCSHCKEF is encoded by the exons atgtgCTCCCTAAACTACTCCCCTCCTgttaaagaagaggaggtctgctggacggagaaagaagctcaGGGGCTGAACATTGttgtgaaagaggagaaggaagaggaggatgtcacagtaaaaaaagaagtagagggtgaggctgttacagtggaagaagaagaagagaaagacgtttcagtgaaagaggaggaagacgcgttcagagtgaaagaggaggatgttacagtaaaagaagatGAGGAAGATaaagaggaggatgcagtttttggagtgaagatggaaggagagattACTGTCACCTTGAAAGATGAAGAGGAGATAGGAGATCTGATTAATACCA GAGAGGGACCAGACTCTCACAGCGGGGAGActccttcaggggaaccagacccagAGACGCCCAAACCAGCGAGACAACACctctgttcccagtgtggaaagagttttaaggGGTTAAGGAACCTGAAAGTACACGAGAGAACGCATACAGGAGAAAACCCTTATGattgctcccactgtggaaagagttttaccaagTTAGAGAACCTAAAagagcatgagaggacacacacaagaAAAATGTgtttccaatgttcccagtgtggaaagaggtTTACCCAGTTACAGTACCTGAAACAACATGAAGAAATACACACAGTAGATAGGAATACctaccactgctctcagtgtggaaagatATTTACTGGGTTAGGGAACTTGAAAATACATATGAGAATATACTCTGGAGTGAAGCCTTTCCACTGTTCCCACTGTAAAGAGTTTTAG
- the LOC109875506 gene encoding zinc finger protein 2 homolog → LKKHLQRSTGKRTHCCSDCGKRFTLSGITIHQRTHTGEKPYSCGQCGKSFSQSGDLTVHQRIHTGEKPYSCDQCGKSFSQSGDLTVHQRIHTGEKPYSCDQCGKSFSQSGDLTVHQRIHTGEKPYSCDQCGRSFVQASHLTVHQRIHTGEKPYSCDKCGKSFSQSGDLTVHQRIHTGKKPFICGQCGKSFVRSDQLTLHHRTHTGEKHFSCGQCGRSFTTFSYLTVHQRKHTGEKPYSCDQCGRSFTSSSYLTVHQKKHTGEKPFSCGQCERSFTTSSYLTVHQRKHTGEKPYSCDQCGRSFTTSSNLTVHQRKHTGEKPYSCDQCGKRFATSGHLTQHQRIHTGGKPYSCG, encoded by the coding sequence ctcaagaaacacctgcagagatccacagggaagagaactcactgctgctctgactgtgggaagagatttaccTTATCAGGCATTacaattcatcagagaacacacacaggagaaaaaccttatagctgtggtcaatgtgggaagagttttagtcaatctggagatctgacagtgcaccagagaatacacacaggagagaaaccttatagctgtgatcaatgtgggaagagttttagtcaatctggagatctgacagtgcaccagagaatacacacaggagagaaaccttatagctgtgatcaatgtgggaagagttttagtcaatctggagatctgacagtgcaccagagaatacacacaggagagaaaccttatagctgtgatcaatgtgggaggagttttgttCAAGCAAGCCATCTGACAgtgcaccagagaatacacacaggagagaaaccttatagctgtgataaatgtgggaagagttttagtcaatctggagatctgacagtgcaccagagaatacacacaggaaagAAACCCTTTAtttgtggtcaatgtgggaagagttttgttcgATCTGACCAGCTGACATTAcaccacagaacacacacaggagagaaacattttagctgtggtcaatgtgggagaagttttactacatttagctatctgacagtacaccagagaaaacacacaggagagaaaccttatagctgtgatcaatgtgggaggagttttactTCATCTAGCTATCTGACAGTACACCAGaaaaaacacacaggagagaaaccttttagctgtGGTCAATGCGAgaggagttttactacatctagctatctgacagtacaccagagaaaacacacaggagagaaaccttatagctgtgatcaatgtgggaggagttttactacatctagcaatctgacagtacaccagagaaaacacacaggagagaaaccttatagctgtgatcaatgtgggaagagatttgctacATCTGGCCACCTAACtcaacaccagagaatacacacaggagggaaaccttatagctgtggttaa